From a single Dehalococcoidales bacterium genomic region:
- a CDS encoding NADH-quinone oxidoreductase subunit J, producing MGLDIAFWILAVVGVFAALAVVSLRNIFRAALSLVLCFLTVAGIYITLSADFLAAVQILVYVGGISILIILAIMLTRDVSQGNLSNKLRVPAFIVSVLFLAVLGFALTGTPWAVSTAAPLEPTTAALADKLLGSGGFILPLEIAAVLLLAAILGAIVLVREK from the coding sequence ATGGGACTGGATATTGCTTTCTGGATACTGGCGGTTGTCGGCGTTTTTGCCGCTCTGGCAGTAGTCTCGTTACGCAATATCTTCCGGGCCGCCCTGTCCCTGGTGCTGTGTTTCCTGACTGTAGCCGGGATTTATATTACTCTCAGCGCTGATTTCCTGGCGGCGGTGCAGATTCTGGTCTACGTTGGCGGCATATCGATACTGATTATCCTGGCCATCATGCTGACCAGAGACGTCTCGCAGGGCAACCTTTCCAATAAATTACGCGTTCCGGCTTTTATCGTGTCGGTTCTGTTCCTGGCGGTACTGGGCTTTGCCCTGACCGGTACGCCGTGGGCGGTATCCACGGCAGCACCCCTGGAACCAACCACCGCAGCCCTGGCGGATAAACTCCTGGGTAGTGGTGGCTTTATCCTGCCGTTAGAGATTGCGGCCGTTCTTTTACTGGCCGCTATTTTAGGAGCGATAGTTCTGGTGAGGGAAAAGTAA
- a CDS encoding NADH-quinone oxidoreductase subunit I, with protein MKFERYGKGLAKGLTVTIKYLLRHPVTTQYPEERLTPSRRSRGNELIWDNIKCTGCTTCARTCPQGVISIVTSVNLEGNKYNVEKIEVDTGYCISCGLCVEACPYEALYMGYSYERAKYRRGELIQTNERLLASAERPVSGYMYPKIAATLPQQTLLLYRGMEMEKE; from the coding sequence TTGAAGTTTGAACGATACGGAAAAGGGCTGGCCAAAGGCTTGACGGTTACCATCAAATACCTTCTCCGTCATCCGGTGACGACCCAGTACCCGGAGGAGAGGCTGACCCCCTCGCGCCGCAGCCGCGGCAACGAGCTAATCTGGGATAATATCAAGTGCACCGGCTGCACCACCTGCGCCAGAACCTGCCCACAGGGTGTTATCAGTATCGTTACTTCAGTTAATCTTGAAGGTAACAAGTATAACGTTGAGAAAATCGAGGTGGATACCGGCTACTGCATATCCTGCGGATTGTGCGTCGAAGCCTGCCCTTACGAAGCGCTCTATATGGGTTACTCCTATGAGCGGGCGAAATACCGCCGCGGTGAGCTGATACAGACCAACGAAAGGCTGCTGGCATCTGCCGAGAGACCGGTCAGCGGCTACATGTACCCAAAGATTGCGGCCACGCTACCTCAGCAGACATTACTACTGTACCGGGGTATGGAGATGGAGAAGGAATAA
- the nuoH gene encoding NADH-quinone oxidoreductase subunit NuoH, whose product MPPDWPGGFWWHWLVFTIIILGFVLTTVMGFIWLERRGMGRMQARLGPNRTGPFGLLQPVADAIKVLLKEDIIPDKGDKIVHWLAPIVAFSPVLMIFAVVPFQNGALLADLNIGILYVVAVSSISTLGIFMAGWGSNNKYSLLGAMRDVAAVVSYEIPLVLSVISVVLLAGSLSLNDIVLAQNVPFILLQPLGFILFFIAGCAEINRSPFDLMEADSELVAGFHTEYSGMKFALFYLVEYAEALAISAIIATLFLGGWRGPVLPPWLWLILKIVIVFFVMIWTRTTFPRVRIDQLMALAWKFLLPLALINLFITGVQVLTWPEALPGILIPVNIGITVILILLWSRFFKLGWGRVQV is encoded by the coding sequence CTGCCCCCGGACTGGCCGGGCGGGTTCTGGTGGCACTGGCTGGTGTTTACCATTATCATCCTGGGCTTTGTACTGACCACGGTGATGGGCTTTATCTGGCTGGAGCGGAGAGGGATGGGACGGATGCAGGCACGCCTCGGCCCCAACCGAACGGGACCATTCGGGCTGCTGCAGCCGGTGGCCGATGCTATAAAGGTGCTGCTCAAGGAAGATATCATCCCGGATAAAGGGGATAAAATAGTGCACTGGCTGGCCCCAATAGTCGCTTTTTCCCCGGTGCTGATGATTTTCGCCGTGGTGCCCTTCCAGAACGGGGCACTGCTGGCTGACCTCAACATCGGCATCCTCTACGTGGTGGCGGTAAGCTCCATCTCCACCCTGGGGATATTCATGGCCGGGTGGGGTTCCAATAACAAGTATTCCCTCCTCGGCGCCATGCGTGATGTGGCCGCTGTGGTCAGCTATGAGATCCCCCTGGTGCTCTCCGTTATCAGCGTGGTGCTGCTGGCCGGCTCTCTGTCCCTGAACGATATTGTGCTGGCGCAGAACGTCCCCTTTATTCTATTACAGCCCCTGGGCTTTATCCTCTTCTTCATCGCCGGCTGCGCCGAGATTAACCGCAGTCCCTTTGACCTCATGGAGGCGGATTCGGAGCTGGTCGCCGGATTTCACACCGAATACTCGGGGATGAAATTTGCCCTGTTCTATCTGGTGGAATACGCTGAGGCGCTGGCTATTTCCGCCATCATCGCCACCCTTTTCCTCGGCGGCTGGAGAGGCCCGGTACTGCCACCCTGGCTCTGGCTGATACTCAAGATTGTCATTGTGTTCTTCGTCATGATCTGGACACGGACAACCTTCCCCAGGGTCCGCATCGACCAGTTGATGGCGCTCGCCTGGAAATTCCTGCTGCCGCTGGCGTTGATTAACCTGTTTATCACCGGAGTACAAGTGTTGACCTGGCCGGAAGCCCTGCCGGGTATATTGATACCGGTCAACATCGGGATAACCGTAATACTGATACTGCTCTGGTCAAGATTCTTTAAGCTGGGCTGGGGCAGAGTTCAAGTTTAG
- a CDS encoding NADH-quinone oxidoreductase subunit D, which yields MVLKTEPLVLNIGPVHPSTHGVFRMRATLDGEVIIDVEPVFGYLHRGIEKLAEERTYTGIIPLTDRLDYLASMSNNLAYVLSVEKLAGITVPERAEYLRVILAELQRIASHLIAVGAFLNDCGAFFTPFLYMFREREKIVDLFEMISGQRLLYNYMRVGGFNQDVPEEFLPAVRKFVRQMPGFIDEYDRLLAENEILLARSKGVGILPRETALDICASGPVLRACGVPWDIRKVDPYSIYDRFEFDIPTGIIGDCYDRYRVRIAEMRQSLRILEQALAQIPAGAVKSEVPHLVRPPAGDAYAHIEAPKGELGFYLVSDRSIAPYRCHVRAPSLINLTALREMMVGWKIQDAIIIFGSIDITMGEVDR from the coding sequence TTGGTACTGAAAACCGAACCCCTGGTACTTAACATCGGCCCGGTGCACCCCAGCACCCACGGAGTGTTCCGCATGCGGGCAACCCTTGACGGGGAAGTCATTATTGACGTGGAACCGGTCTTCGGCTACCTGCACCGCGGGATTGAAAAACTGGCCGAGGAACGCACCTACACAGGTATTATCCCGCTGACCGACCGCCTTGACTACCTGGCTTCGATGAGCAATAACCTGGCCTACGTCCTCTCCGTGGAAAAGCTGGCGGGGATAACCGTCCCGGAGCGCGCCGAGTACCTGCGGGTGATCCTGGCCGAGCTGCAGCGCATCGCCAGCCACCTCATCGCCGTCGGCGCTTTCCTTAACGACTGCGGGGCTTTCTTTACCCCTTTCCTCTACATGTTCCGGGAAAGAGAGAAAATCGTCGACCTTTTTGAGATGATCAGTGGACAACGCCTGCTCTACAACTACATGCGCGTCGGCGGCTTTAACCAGGATGTCCCCGAAGAATTCCTGCCGGCGGTGCGCAAGTTCGTCCGGCAAATGCCCGGTTTCATTGATGAATATGACCGTCTCCTCGCCGAGAACGAGATACTGCTGGCGCGCTCTAAGGGCGTGGGCATCCTCCCCAGAGAAACGGCCCTGGATATCTGTGCCAGCGGCCCGGTGCTCAGAGCCTGCGGCGTGCCGTGGGACATCCGCAAAGTAGACCCTTACTCCATCTACGACCGTTTTGAGTTTGACATCCCCACCGGCATTATCGGCGATTGCTATGACCGCTACCGGGTAAGAATAGCCGAGATGCGTCAGAGCCTGCGCATTCTGGAGCAGGCATTAGCTCAGATACCGGCAGGCGCGGTGAAAAGTGAGGTGCCCCACCTGGTGCGCCCCCCCGCCGGGGACGCCTATGCCCACATCGAGGCCCCCAAGGGCGAGCTCGGCTTCTACCTGGTTTCCGACCGCTCCATCGCTCCCTACCGCTGTCATGTCCGGGCGCCAAGCCTGATAAACCTGACCGCGCTGCGCGAGATGATGGTCGGCTGGAAGATACAGGACGCCATCATCATATTCGGCAGCATTGATATTACCATGGGTGAGGTCGACAGATAA
- the nuoK gene encoding NADH-quinone oxidoreductase subunit NuoK, which translates to MSVGLEHYLILSAVLFSIGLYGALAKRNAIVILMSIEIMLNAVNISMVAFSRNIVPTLLTGQVFTIFILVVAAAEAAVGLAIIIAIYRNRETIESTEIDLMKG; encoded by the coding sequence ATGTCAGTAGGACTGGAACATTACCTGATATTATCCGCCGTCCTGTTTTCTATCGGACTCTACGGAGCGCTGGCGAAACGTAATGCCATCGTCATACTGATGTCAATTGAAATCATGCTCAACGCCGTCAATATCTCTATGGTCGCCTTCTCGCGGAACATTGTACCCACGTTATTGACCGGGCAGGTCTTCACCATCTTTATCCTGGTGGTGGCCGCCGCCGAGGCCGCCGTTGGACTGGCGATAATCATCGCCATTTACCGTAACCGTGAAACGATTGAAAGCACCGAAATCGACTTAATGAAGGGGTAG
- a CDS encoding NADH-quinone oxidoreductase subunit A, with protein MVALLFAVTTLLIPVALRFLKIVPGNPNPVKNSTFECGMETIGKTWVQFNFRYYFYALVFLVLDVLVLFLYPWAVNLRKLGYAGLFSILILVGIVLIGYVYAWRKKVLEWK; from the coding sequence GTGGTTGCGCTTCTATTTGCCGTTACTACCCTGCTTATTCCCGTTGCCCTCAGGTTCCTTAAAATCGTTCCCGGAAACCCCAATCCCGTCAAAAACTCCACCTTTGAATGCGGCATGGAGACCATCGGCAAGACCTGGGTGCAGTTCAATTTCCGCTATTATTTTTACGCCCTGGTTTTCTTAGTCCTTGATGTCCTGGTTCTTTTTCTATATCCCTGGGCGGTCAACCTCAGAAAACTGGGCTATGCCGGTCTCTTCAGCATCCTGATTCTCGTCGGCATCGTCCTCATCGGCTATGTCTACGCCTGGAGGAAGAAGGTACTGGAATGGAAATAG
- a CDS encoding NADH-quinone oxidoreductase subunit C gives MTTALSTSEVARRIAGNFPEAVISTDDKALLVRTEAIFGILEHLKTDPEFDFDYLNYITAVDYYDYFEIVYQLTSRQHNHSLVLKTRCYDRENPVVPSVVGLWRGADYQEREIYDLLGINFTGHPNLKRIVLWQGFEGHPLRRDYL, from the coding sequence ATGACAACAGCTTTATCAACCAGTGAGGTTGCCCGGCGGATTGCGGGGAATTTCCCGGAGGCCGTTATCAGCACCGACGATAAAGCCTTACTGGTCAGGACTGAGGCTATCTTCGGCATTCTGGAGCATCTTAAAACAGACCCTGAGTTCGACTTCGATTACCTCAACTACATCACGGCGGTTGACTACTACGACTACTTTGAGATCGTTTATCAGCTGACATCGCGGCAGCACAACCACAGCCTGGTACTAAAGACCCGCTGCTATGACCGGGAAAACCCGGTTGTCCCGTCAGTGGTCGGGCTGTGGCGGGGGGCTGATTACCAGGAGCGGGAGATTTACGACCTGCTGGGGATTAACTTTACCGGGCACCCCAACCTGAAGCGCATCGTTCTCTGGCAGGGGTTTGAAGGACACCCCCTGCGCCGGGACTATTTATAA